From the genome of Saccopteryx bilineata isolate mSacBil1 chromosome 6, mSacBil1_pri_phased_curated, whole genome shotgun sequence, one region includes:
- the C6H2orf50 gene encoding LOW QUALITY PROTEIN: uncharacterized protein C2orf50 homolog (The sequence of the model RefSeq protein was modified relative to this genomic sequence to represent the inferred CDS: inserted 1 base in 1 codon; deleted 2 bases in 1 codon; substituted 1 base at 1 genomic stop codon) has protein sequence MPGWIGLGKDSEAAVTFSTEREAVDLKAGAEATRGKRGSLRRRPSSSTSACRSLSHTHTHTRTHAPVGSHPTSGLQKTTSAGYXLPSTGPPTFVPTRAQGGLAPRAEREALVSDGVQQDKLWRELQEAERRGQKHWAQNWXFLKDSDPTGGKKGPIKLPEHQVPPFPVTVRLSSNWAVGSRVDTPLGKTLTGLDYFFVEGVWKKKLEEELQPV, from the exons ATGCCCGGCTGGATCGGCCTCGGAAAGGACAGTGAAGCTGCCGTCACGTTCAGCACAGAGCGGGAAGCCGTGGACCTGAAGGCTGGGGCAGAAGCCACCAGAG GAAAGAGGGGGAGTCTCAGAAGACGCCCAAGCTCAAGCACGAGTGCCTGtcgctctctctctcatacacatacacacacgcgcacacacgcacccGTGGGAAGCCACCCCACCTCTGGGCTCCAGAAAACCACATCAGCTGGGTACTGACTACCTTCCACCGGGCCACCAACCTTTGTCCCCACCAGGGCCCAAGGTGGCCTGGCCCCACGGGCGGAGCGGGAGGCCCTGGTCTCTGATGGTGTGCAGCAGGACAAGCTGTGGAGGGAGCTGCAGGAGGCTGAGAGGCGGGGCCAGAAGCACTG GGCTCAGAACT AGTTCCTGAAAGACTCTGACCCCACG GGTGGTAAGAAGGGGCCCATCAAGCTGCCGGAGCAT CAAGTACCTCCCTTTCCTGTCACTGTCCGGCTTTCCTCTAACTGGGCTGTGGGCAGCAGGGTGGACACGCCTCTGGGAAAAACTCTTACTGGTCTGGATTACTTCTTCGTGGAAGGAGTCTGGAAAAAGAAGCTGGAAGAGGAGCTGCAGCCTGTGTag
- the SLC66A3 gene encoding solute carrier family 66 member 3: MAPGLLWFCNWSTLLVCAALKLPQISALLAARSARGLSLPSLLLELAGFLVFLRYQCYYEYPLLTYLEYPILIVQDVILLLCVFHFNGNVYRAVPYLTLFVTSWFVLTLQKWIIDLAMNFCTLISAASKFAQLQSLWKTRDSGAVSAVTWSLASYTCATRIVTTLMTTSDLTILIRFVVMLALNLWVTATVLRYRKTAVKAE, encoded by the exons ATGGCCCCGGGGCTGCTGTGGTTCTGCAACTGGAGCACGCTGCTCGTGTGCGCGGCGCTGAAGCTGCCGCAGATCTCCGCCCTGCTGGCGGCGCGCAGCGCGCGGGGCCTCAGCCTCCCAAGCTTGCTTCTGGAGCTGGCGGG GTTCCTGGTGTTTCTCCGGTACCAGTGTTACTACGAGTACCCACTGCTGACCTACTTGGAGTACCCCATTCTAATCGTACAAG ATGTCATCCTGCTGCTCTGCGTGTTCCACTTCAACGGGAATGTGTACCGGGCAGTGCCCTACCTCACTCT ATTTGTGACATCTTGGTTTGTCCTCACCCTGCAGAAGTGGATCATAGACCTGGCCATG AATTTCTGCACACTCATCAGTGCAGCCAGTAAGTTCGCTCAGCTGCAATCCCTGTGGAAGACACGGGACTCGGGGGCTGTGAGCGCGGTCACCTGGAGCCTGGCGTCCTACACCTGTGCCA caagAATAGTAACAACGTTAATGACCACTAGTGATCTTACAA tccTTATACGTTTTGTGGTCATGCTGGCTTTAAATCTCTGGGTGACAGCTACCGTTCTTCGCTACCGGAAGACAGCTGTAAAGGCTGAATGA